GGCTTTCTGCCATTATTTCAGGGCCAGATTTATGGGATTGGGTTGCTTGCCGCAAGTGTAATCCTGACCATCATGATCATCCCCTTCATCATTTCGATATCGAGAGAAGTTCTGCTGGCTGTACCGGTTGACCAGCGTGAGGCAGCCCTGGCATTGGGGGCAACCCGCTGGGAGGCCACCTGGAGGGTGGTGGTGCCCTATGCAAAGACGGGAATCTATGGGTCGATTTTCCTGGCGCTGGCCCGGGCCCTGGGCGAAACGATGGCAGTCACCATGGTGATTGGAAATGACCCAAGAATCAGCTCTTCTTTGTTTGCCCCCGGCTATACGATTGCGGCCGTCATCGCCAACGAGTTTACCGAGGCTACGGGAAACCTTTACCTCCAGTCCTTGATCGAACTTGGACTGGTGCTCTTCCTGGTGACAATCATAATCAATGCCCTAGCACGTGTGCTGATTGTGGTGACCACAAGACGAGGAACCGGGCACCCATGAATTCCCGGCTTGGCTGGAGAAAATTCGTCAACGCCTTCATGCTTACCCTCACGGGGTTATGTGCCCTGCTGTCCGTCTCTGTGCTGCTGATTGTTCTCGGGTATCTTGCCTGGAACGGATGGCAGTATCTGACCTGGACTTTTCTCACCCATCTGCCTGCGCCAGTGGGCGAGTCGGGCGGCGGGATGGCAAACGCCATCGTGGGGAGCGCAAAGCTGCTTCTGATCGCGGCGATTACGGGTATTCCCACGGGCCTGCTCGGGGGCATTTACCTGGCTGAATTCGGTGGCAGGACGTTTAGCTTCCTGGTGCGGTATTCGGCAGACCTATTGAACGGAGTTCCCTCCATCGTGATGGGTATTTTCGCTTACACCGTGGTTGTCCTGCCGATGCACCACTTTTCAGCGCTGGCCGGCGGGTTGGCTTTGGGGGTGATGCTGATTCCCATCGTGCTGCGCAGTACGGAGGATTTCCTGAGGGCCGTGCCCAACCCTCTGCGCGAAGGCGCCCTGGCCCTGGGTGCGAGCAAATGGAAAGCAATCGCCACGATTGTGATTCCTGCGTCAATTCGCGCCATCGCCACTGGCGCTCTGCTGGGGCTTGCCCGGGTGGCGGGAGAGACTGCACCGCTGCTGTTTACAAGTTTCAACAACCAGTTCTGGAGCCATGGGCTGAACCAGCCCACAGCTTCGCTTCCAGTCATGATTTACCAATACGCCATATCGCCCTACCCAGACTGGCACCGGCAGGCGTGGGCTGCCGGCTTCATCCTGCTGATGCTGGTGCTTATTGCTAATGTTGGGGCGCGACTGATATTGTCTAGAAAGAGTCCGGCGCTGCGGTGATAATGCTATGGGAAAGGTGACTGAGCCGGAGGTGATGATCGGAGCGCCGGGGCACGAACGGCCGCTTGAGGAGTCTGAGAAAGAGGCTCGTGAGTCCGGGCTGAAGATTGCTGTCAACCGGCTGAATTTCCACTACGGGCCTCGGCAGGTCCTTTTTGACGTCAGCCTCCAGATCCTTGAGAACAAAATTACTGCCCTCATCGGGCCATCCGGTTGCGGTAAGTCGACTTTCCTGAGGACCCTCAATCGAATGCACGAAGCCGTCCGCGGCACCCGCGCAGAAGGTGAGGTCCTGCTGGACGGCCGGAACATCTTTGATATGGACGTCGTCAATCTCAGGCGCCGCGTCGGGATGGTTTTCCAGAAGTCGAACCCTTTCCCAAAATCGATTTTTGAAAATGTCGCCTATGGTTTAAAGATCAACGGAACGATCCGCCGGGCGCAGGTTGCAGAAGTGGTCGAGAGGAGCCTGATGCGCGCCGCCCTGTGGGACGAAGTCAAAGATCATCTCCACAAGTCGGCTTACGCGCTGTCGGGCGGGCAGCAACAGCGACTTTGCATTGCGCGTGCCCTTGCAATCGATCCGGAAGTTCTGTTGTTGGATGAACCGTGTTCGGCGCTCGACCCCATCGCCACGGCAAAGATTGAGGAATTGCTTTTTGCTCTCATGGGGAGCTGCACCATTGTAATTGTTACCCACAATATGCAGCAGGCGGCGCGGGTGGCGGACCAGACGGGATTCTTTCTGCTGGGGAAGCTCATCGAGTTCAACAAGACCAATGTCATTTTCAAGAATCCTGCGCGGAAAGAGACTGAAGATTACATTACTGGCCGGTTCGGTTAACGGCGGGGGAGCGGCCATTGCGCCATTTTGAAATCCAACTCGACGAGCTGCGGAAGAAGCTGCTTGAAATGAGCGGTCT
This window of the Terriglobia bacterium genome carries:
- the pstA gene encoding phosphate ABC transporter permease PstA codes for the protein MNSRLGWRKFVNAFMLTLTGLCALLSVSVLLIVLGYLAWNGWQYLTWTFLTHLPAPVGESGGGMANAIVGSAKLLLIAAITGIPTGLLGGIYLAEFGGRTFSFLVRYSADLLNGVPSIVMGIFAYTVVVLPMHHFSALAGGLALGVMLIPIVLRSTEDFLRAVPNPLREGALALGASKWKAIATIVIPASIRAIATGALLGLARVAGETAPLLFTSFNNQFWSHGLNQPTASLPVMIYQYAISPYPDWHRQAWAAGFILLMLVLIANVGARLILSRKSPALR
- the pstB gene encoding phosphate ABC transporter ATP-binding protein PstB, coding for MGKVTEPEVMIGAPGHERPLEESEKEARESGLKIAVNRLNFHYGPRQVLFDVSLQILENKITALIGPSGCGKSTFLRTLNRMHEAVRGTRAEGEVLLDGRNIFDMDVVNLRRRVGMVFQKSNPFPKSIFENVAYGLKINGTIRRAQVAEVVERSLMRAALWDEVKDHLHKSAYALSGGQQQRLCIARALAIDPEVLLLDEPCSALDPIATAKIEELLFALMGSCTIVIVTHNMQQAARVADQTGFFLLGKLIEFNKTNVIFKNPARKETEDYITGRFG